The sequence AGGAGACCTATAACAACGTCCGGCCGCACCAGGCGCTCGGCTACCTGACTCCGAACGAGTACATCCGCCGCTGGAAGGCGGCGCAGCCTGCCACACGCTCATGAGGAGGCAAAGTCTTTCGGATCTACTGGACCAGTACACTGCCTTGACACCTTCGAGCGGACTCGGATATGCTGATGGCGCATCGAACGCCGCGTGCCGAAGTGGCG comes from bacterium and encodes:
- a CDS encoding integrase core domain-containing protein, producing the protein ETYNNVRPHQALGYLTPNEYIRRWKAAQPATRS